Part of the Falco naumanni isolate bFalNau1 unplaced genomic scaffold, bFalNau1.pat scaffold_459_arrow_pat_ctg1, whole genome shotgun sequence genome, catccctctgtcccccccatccctctgtcccctccatccctctgtcccctctgtccccccatccctctgtcccccccatccctctgtcccctccatccctctgtcccctctgtccccccatccctcccacccttccctccctcccaccctccatccctccatccccccatcccactCTCCGTCCCTCCCAGTCTCTCCTGTCCTGGGACACCCACTAACCAGACAGCTCCTGACTCCTGTCTGTCCATCtgtctgtccctctgtccccagtgcctgtccctgtcccccctccttggcccccctgcaccccccctcTTATCGAACCCCTCCGTGTCCCATCCCCTGGGCCACCCCGTGTCCCCGTGTCCCAGCACCAGTGTGGCCAGCAAGGAGcagtgtccccatcccctgaTTGTGTCCACATTCTGTCCCCAATTCccttgcccccctcccccccccccttccccccccccccccgtcctGCTTAGTGGCCGGTGACACTCGGGGGTCCCGGCGGTGGCGGCGCAGTCAATGGTTAGAGCAGCGGGGGGTGAGGGGGGTCTCTCCCAGGGGGCTGAGATACTGCGCCGGAGCGTGTCCGTCCCCAGGGCGGTGGGGACACGGGCACAGGGGACACCTTGTCCCCCCCAGTCCAGCCGTGGGACCCCCAGCATGGAGCACAGTGGGCCGGCACCCACcaaaggcaggagctgtggggacAGTGTGGGGCACAGCGCCGGTGGCTGTGGGGGCACTGGTCCTGCACCCACTGCACGGGGGGAGCAGGGATagagctggggggcagggggggggggtacGGCctggatggggcagggggggagggaggggggcaaCAGGGGGGCTGGGATGGACGGACGGATAGATGGGTGGATAGATGGAATGATGGACAGGTGGATGGACGGATGGGtggacagatggatggatggatggatggatggatggatggatggacaggTGGATGATGGAAGGATTgatagatggatggatgggtgggtgggtgggtgggtggatggatggacagTTGATGGATGGACAGAAGGATGAATGGGTAGACAGATGGACggacagatggatggatgggtgggtagatgggtggatggatggacggatggatggatgggtgggtaGACAGATGGACggacagatggatggatggatggacggatggGTGGGTagatgggtggatgggtgggtAGATGGGTGGgcagatggatggatggatggacggatggGTGGGTAGACAGATGGACggacagatggatggatggatgggtggatgggtgggtagatgggtggatgggtgggtagatgggtggatggatgggcagatggatggatggatggacggatggGTGGGTAGACAGATGGACggacagatggatggatgggtaGCTGGAGGGACGAAGTGCTACAAATGGGCCAGCACACACAGGTAACTCTTCCCTCAAGCCCCCCCGCCACAGgagctgccccctcccagcccccctgaCCGTCCCCACTCCGCTCTCGCCCTCAGACCATCTCAGACGCCAGCCCCATGAAGCGCTCGGCCTCCATGCTGGGCCACCCACGCGCCCGGGGCATCCGCCTGGATGACTACTCACTGGAGCGCGTCATCCCCGAGGACGGCCAGCGGCATCACCAGCGCCGGCGGGAACGGAGCCACCGTGCCTCCGAGCGCTCCCTCAGCCGTTACACCGACGTGGACACAGGTGGGACCTGACAGtccccccacctctgcccccCCCCGGAGCATCCCCTGGGTCCCACCACCTCCTCTTGCCCTGGGTGTCCCCAAGGCCACCCTCTCTCTGATGGGTCCCCTTCATCACCTGACCCAGCTGTCCCCAAGGCCACCACCTCTTGTGACATTAACGTCCCCTGGGCCACCACATCTCCACTGGGTCCCCATCTCCTGCATCCCATGTCCTCTGGGCCACCACATCGCCTCCATTGGGTCCCCATCTCCTGGCCTTGGTGTCCCCTGGGCCACCACATCTCCACTGGGTCCCCATCTCCTGCATCCCATGTCCTCTGGGCCACCACATCGCCTCCATTGGGTCCCCATCTCCTGGCCCTGGTGTCCCCTGGGCCACCACATCTCCTCCACCGAGTCCCCATTTCCTGCACCCCATGTCCCCTTTGCCACTGGGTCCCCATCTCCTGCTCCTGGTGTCCCCTGGACTGCCGCATCTCCTCCACCAggtccccccatgtcccccgGGGCCACCGCCTCTCCACTGTGTCCCCACCTCCTGCATCCCATGTCCCCTGGGCCATCCCATCTCCACTGGGTCCCCATCTCCTGGCCCTGGTGTCCCCTGGGCCACCATACCTCCTCCACCGGGTCCCCCCATGTCCCTAAGCCACCACACCTGCTCCTTGGcacccccacctcctgccccccccgctgccccccctcaccacccccccatcccacgCAGGGCTGGGCACGGACCTCAGCGTCACAACGCAGTCGGGCGACCTCCCACCCAAGGAGCGGGACCCCGAGCGGGGCCGCGCCAAGGACCGCAAGcaccgccaccaccaccaccaccaccaccaccaccaccaccacggcCCCGGGGACAAGGAGCGCTGCCCCCCCGAGCGGCACGACTACGGCCGCCCCCGCTCCCGTGACCGACGCTGGTCCCGCTCCCCCAGCGAGGGTCGGGAGCACGCAGCCCCCCGGCAGGTGGGTGCCCCCCTCCGCTCCCCCCTCCGCCTCTaggcatggggaggggggtgcaggACACCCCCCACCCATGGTGGGGCAAGGGCTGCCTCCCCACCCCCGGCTGGGTGGCCTCTGGCTCAGGCGTCAACAAAAGACACCCCCCAGCACCgggatgcccccccccccactggTGCTGGCCACGTACCAGGGGcactgggacccccacccacccactggTGCTGGCCACATACGAGGGGCATTGGGacaaccccctccccccactgGCCAAGTACCAGGGGCActgggacacccccccccccaatggTCTGTGGCTGATTGGGTAAggtgggggggtcccagcccccctgcccatTCTACCCACCCGTTTATACCGGGGGGACCACAGAGCCCCCTCCAGCATGCCCtgccttgggggggggggtccagCTTTTCCCCCCCAAGAGGGACAGCACCCAGAAGGaggacttggggggggggggggaacagtGGGTGACCCCTGGGGGGGATCTGGGGGTGCAAAGGGGGGTGGCAGTTGGCCGCAGCGACGCTTCGACCCCTCCagatgccccccccccccaccgcctTTCCACTAtcggaccccccccccccccccgcccatcCCTGCCCGCACAGAGCCACTTCGCTTGgccccccggtgccccccgctGCTTGGGGGGGGCCCTGCCTTGATTCACCTCTCTGTCTCCCCATCGCTCTGCTTTGGCTGCGCTGTCACGGCGAGGGGTGGCCCAGGTAAGCGGTTCGGGGCCCCCCACCGTCTGCTCTGGCCCCCCCAGGCTCCAGCCGACCCCCCCACCACGCTGAAAAGTTTGGAAAGAAGCTgcaccacccccccacccccacccccccagcaccccctgtgGGGGGCCAATCCTGCATGGGGACGCAGCCCCAGGGGGAGCCTCTTTGCTGCCCTGGGCTGTTTTGGGGTGACCCCCACCCCATTTCCCCCTTAGCCCCCGAGGGGatgtgcccccagcccagggttGGGGTACAGGGACACACCCCCCCCTCCGAGCCCTGATTTGGGGTGCACAGTCCCACGCGCCCAGGCTTGGGGTGcaggggaccccccccccagggccctGCATTGGGGTGCGCAGCCCCACGCACCCAGGCTTGGGGTGCAGGGACACAcatccccccagcccagctttgGGGTGCACAGCCCCACATGCCCAGTAttggggtgcagccccccccccagctttggGGTGCACAGCCCCACATACCCAGTATTGGGGTGCAGGGACACAcatccccccagcccagctttgGGGTGCACAGCCCCACATACCCAGTATTGGGGTGCAGGGACCCCCCCTGAGCCCTGCATTGGGGTGCGCAGGTCCACATGCCCAGTATTGGGGTGCAGCCCCCCTCCCAATATTGGGGTGCCTGGCTGCACTAACTGTATCAGGGGCCTCAGCCCTTCCAGCCAGGTTGGGGGCCCCCCCCACTagtcctggggggggggggggggcacagcccctaCGCTGAGGTTtgggggtgccccccccccgccctgggGTGGGTGATGGAGTTGGGGTGCCCAGCCGTGCACCCTGGGAGAGGTGCTGGGGTCACCACCTCGGGTCAGGGTGCACAGACCCCCCCCCACGGGCTGCAGCATACGCCCCCCAACCCCGATAAGCAGGGGGTGCACGGCCACCCCCCTCAGAGGGCTGAATTAGggtgccccccccgcccctccggCCAGTGTTGGGGTGCACGGACCCCGAATCCTGAGTGCCTGCAGGTAACGGCTCA contains:
- the LOC121082225 gene encoding voltage-dependent P/Q-type calcium channel subunit alpha-1A-like; the encoded protein is MKRSASMLGHPRARGIRLDDYSLERVIPEDGQRHHQRRRERSHRASERSLSRYTDVDTGLGTDLSVTTQSGDLPPKERDPERGRAKDRKHRHHHHHHHHHHHHGPGDKERCPPERHDYGRPRSRDRRWSRSPSEGREHAAPRQGSSSVSGSPVLSTSGTSTPRRARRQLPPTPATPRPHVSYPPAGRRPPPAAPPPARGP